In Stenotrophomonas sp. ASS1, the following proteins share a genomic window:
- the cydB gene encoding cytochrome d ubiquinol oxidase subunit II, with protein MDFILLDYTTLRVIWWLLLGILLIGFAVMDGFDLGVGTLLPFVARNDAERRLVINTIGPVWEGNQVWLVLGGGAIFAAWPPLYAVSFSGFYLAMFVILFALILRPVGFKFRSKMPSERWRNTWDWALFIGGFIPALIMGVAVGNVVLGVPFHFDDSMRIFYTGSFFGLLMPFALLAGLLSVSMLVAHGAAMLVLKTDGPVAERAARFGSIAAIIAFVLFAVGGAWVAFGLPGYQITSQVVTDGATNPLLKTAELGAAGGWMRNYSTMPATILAPLLGLAGLLASAVLLRARRGGLAFIASGAAIAGIILTVGFAIFPFLLPSSSQPTSSLTVWDASSSHLTLWIMLLATAVFLPIIIGYTTWVYRVLKGKTTTEEMGNNPNAY; from the coding sequence ATGGATTTCATTCTTCTGGACTACACCACGCTGCGCGTGATCTGGTGGTTGCTGCTCGGCATCCTGCTGATCGGTTTCGCCGTGATGGATGGTTTCGACCTGGGCGTGGGCACCCTGCTGCCCTTCGTCGCCCGCAACGACGCTGAGCGCCGGCTGGTGATCAATACCATCGGTCCGGTATGGGAAGGCAACCAGGTATGGCTGGTGCTCGGTGGCGGTGCGATCTTCGCCGCCTGGCCGCCGCTGTATGCGGTCAGCTTCTCCGGGTTCTACCTGGCGATGTTCGTGATCCTGTTCGCCCTGATCCTGCGTCCGGTCGGCTTCAAGTTCCGCAGCAAGATGCCCAGCGAGCGCTGGCGCAACACCTGGGACTGGGCGCTGTTCATCGGCGGCTTCATCCCGGCGCTGATCATGGGCGTGGCAGTGGGCAACGTGGTGTTGGGCGTGCCGTTCCACTTCGATGACAGCATGCGCATCTTCTACACCGGCTCGTTCTTCGGCCTGCTGATGCCCTTCGCACTGCTGGCCGGCCTGCTCAGCGTGTCGATGCTGGTCGCCCACGGTGCCGCCATGCTGGTGCTGAAGACCGATGGCCCGGTGGCCGAGCGTGCGGCCCGCTTCGGCAGCATCGCCGCGATCATCGCCTTCGTGCTGTTCGCCGTCGGTGGCGCCTGGGTGGCCTTCGGCCTGCCGGGTTACCAGATCACCTCGCAGGTGGTCACCGATGGCGCCACCAATCCGCTGCTGAAGACCGCCGAACTCGGCGCCGCCGGTGGCTGGATGCGCAACTACAGCACGATGCCGGCCACGATCCTGGCCCCGCTGCTCGGCCTGGCCGGCCTGCTGGCCAGTGCGGTGCTGCTGCGTGCCCGTCGCGGCGGCCTGGCCTTCATCGCCTCCGGTGCGGCCATCGCCGGCATCATCCTGACCGTCGGCTTCGCCATCTTCCCGTTCCTGCTACCGTCCTCGAGCCAGCCCACCTCCAGCCTGACCGTGTGGGATGCCTCGTCCAGCCACCTGACCCTGTGGATCATGCTGCTGGCCACGGCGGTGTTCCTCCCGATCATCATCGGTTACACCACCTGGGTGTACCGCGTGCTGAAGGGCAAGACCACCACCGAAGAGATGGGCAACAACCCGAACGCGTATTGA
- the cydX gene encoding cytochrome bd-I oxidase subunit CydX — translation MWYFAWILGAGLASTVAILNGMWFEAREQNRIEKENRR, via the coding sequence ATGTGGTATTTCGCCTGGATTCTCGGCGCCGGCCTCGCCTCGACGGTGGCCATCCTCAATGGCATGTGGTTCGAAGCCCGCGAGCAGAACCGCATCGAGAAAGAAAATCGTCGCTGA
- a CDS encoding MFS transporter, translating into MSSSPSDSPSLLHGRVLAFAAILLAAVNLRTAVTSITPLLDVLGQQFGFGTTMTGVLGMLPTASFALFGVATPALARRLGLERTTLLAMVMAMAGLLLRSSAGNVGTLLLGSVVALAGMGIGNVVVPPLVKRYFASKVGTMSTLYISVLQLGTMLPALLAVPVANAAGWRVSLGMWALLALAAALPWLLLARRAPKPQADATDPTAQPHGKVWRTSLGWSMTLMFGMTSLMTYSMFTWLPRIVVEAGGTPAFGGVMVAVFSALGLLPSLVIPSMAVRLQNPFPLVLIGFFSFVIAFTGLLVAPMKAPLLWACLLGVGPSTFPLALTLINLRTRTPTGSAALSGFMQGVGYSFSCLGPFLVGWLHTVSDGWTIPFSFLFGCATLMLCASWVACKPRKLEDLW; encoded by the coding sequence ATGAGTTCCTCCCCTTCCGATTCGCCGTCGCTGCTGCACGGCCGTGTCCTCGCGTTTGCCGCGATCCTGCTGGCAGCGGTCAACCTGCGCACTGCGGTCACCTCGATCACCCCGCTGCTGGACGTGCTTGGCCAGCAGTTCGGCTTCGGCACCACCATGACCGGCGTGCTGGGCATGCTGCCGACCGCCTCGTTCGCGCTGTTCGGCGTGGCCACGCCGGCATTGGCGCGGCGCCTGGGCCTGGAACGCACCACGCTGCTGGCGATGGTCATGGCGATGGCCGGCCTGCTGCTGCGTTCCAGCGCCGGCAACGTCGGCACGCTGCTGCTCGGTTCGGTGGTTGCACTGGCCGGCATGGGCATCGGCAACGTGGTGGTGCCGCCGCTGGTGAAGCGCTATTTCGCCAGCAAGGTTGGCACCATGAGCACGCTGTACATCAGCGTGCTGCAGCTGGGCACGATGCTGCCGGCGCTGCTGGCAGTGCCGGTAGCCAACGCTGCGGGCTGGCGCGTGTCGCTGGGCATGTGGGCGCTGCTGGCGCTGGCCGCCGCCCTGCCGTGGCTGCTGCTGGCCAGGCGCGCACCGAAGCCGCAGGCCGACGCCACCGATCCCACCGCACAGCCGCACGGCAAGGTCTGGCGCACGTCGCTGGGCTGGAGCATGACGCTCATGTTCGGCATGACCTCGCTGATGACCTATTCGATGTTCACCTGGCTGCCGCGCATCGTGGTCGAGGCCGGTGGCACGCCCGCGTTCGGCGGCGTGATGGTCGCCGTGTTCTCGGCACTGGGCCTGCTGCCGTCGCTGGTCATTCCGTCGATGGCGGTGCGCCTGCAGAACCCGTTCCCGCTGGTGCTGATCGGTTTCTTCTCGTTCGTGATCGCCTTCACCGGCCTGCTTGTGGCCCCGATGAAGGCGCCGCTGCTGTGGGCCTGCCTGCTCGGCGTCGGTCCGTCCACCTTCCCGCTGGCGCTGACCCTGATCAACCTGCGCACCCGCACCCCCACCGGCTCGGCCGCGCTGTCCGGGTTCATGCAGGGCGTGGGCTACAGCTTCAGCTGCCTGGGGCCGTTCCTGGTCGGCTGGCTGCACACCGTCAGCGACGGCTGGACGATCCCATTCAGCTTCCTGTTCGGCTGCGCCACCCTGATGCTGTGCGCCTCCTGGGTGGCCTGCAAGCCGCGCAAGCTGGAAGACCTCTGGTAA
- the pgaA gene encoding poly-beta-1,6 N-acetyl-D-glucosamine export porin PgaA, whose amino-acid sequence MVVHRRLALCVGLACTALAWASSAAPPDREAALAEIGRYRDQARWLDALGAIERASQQQPNDDLLFKLRVLTLGDIGNAWRAWELYQQRPQLFDAAQKQRIEGDYLAKLVVWSLAYSSSEDSRLEEAESTLARMQRYLGSEGTPPVQAPLRIRMDRLILLNRLGRHAQVREEARALQAEGHALPDYVLPAVGDSLMGTLHPEEAIPVLQAAVAGDPTRDASHSELAYAYLESEQQEKAVDLLQAWRDKEPAWRWSNGKSPYPNWSRYEADLNLAMVRAYSGDLPTAQRDLESMVDIAPGNGGLQSALGSVYMMRGWPRRALQRQQMAHALDPRDIEPRLGMQEAYVALQRDDLARPLHDDLVARYPTQPAVERMDQAWRAHRGWQLKAWTDIGRSSGGGGTSPLGNDDRRYGMEVQTPVLDDRWRLFAFADRRSVDFQDQRIDPLWLGAGVRYRFGRLDAEAAVLRANDHIGDTGLRVGVGWQFNDHWHAGLTAARNDPDASMQARVAGITADSVSAQVDYRRSERTHWMFGASRFRYDDGNHRELFSTSVEQRLLTRPRWLIDGLGSAYTSRGSRDDAPYFNPKRDRMVEIGLRIDQQLWRHYERHFRHRLTVSLGDYWQDGFGSALVPSVSYMHEWQLGQGRVFEYGVRWSRPVYDGHRERHIGFEAALRWGD is encoded by the coding sequence ATGGTTGTCCACCGCCGGCTGGCGCTCTGCGTCGGCCTTGCCTGTACCGCCCTGGCCTGGGCCAGCAGCGCTGCCCCGCCTGACCGCGAGGCGGCCCTGGCCGAGATCGGCCGCTACCGCGACCAGGCCCGTTGGCTGGATGCGCTCGGCGCGATCGAGCGCGCCAGCCAGCAGCAGCCCAACGACGACCTGCTGTTCAAGCTGCGCGTCCTGACCCTGGGCGACATCGGCAATGCCTGGCGCGCCTGGGAGCTGTACCAGCAGCGCCCGCAACTGTTCGACGCTGCTCAGAAGCAACGCATCGAAGGCGACTACCTAGCCAAGCTGGTGGTCTGGAGCCTGGCCTACAGCAGCAGCGAAGACAGCCGGCTGGAAGAAGCCGAATCGACCCTGGCGCGCATGCAGCGCTATCTGGGCAGCGAAGGCACCCCACCTGTGCAGGCGCCATTGCGCATCCGCATGGACCGGCTGATCCTGCTCAACCGGCTGGGCCGCCATGCGCAGGTGCGAGAGGAAGCCCGCGCACTGCAGGCTGAAGGCCATGCCCTGCCCGACTATGTTCTGCCTGCGGTCGGCGATTCGCTGATGGGCACGCTGCATCCGGAAGAAGCCATTCCGGTGCTGCAGGCGGCCGTCGCAGGCGATCCGACGCGCGACGCCTCGCATTCGGAACTGGCTTACGCCTACCTGGAAAGCGAGCAGCAGGAAAAGGCCGTCGACCTGCTGCAGGCGTGGCGCGACAAGGAACCTGCCTGGCGCTGGAGCAACGGCAAGTCGCCGTATCCAAACTGGTCGCGCTACGAAGCCGACCTCAACCTGGCGATGGTGCGCGCCTACAGCGGTGACCTGCCCACCGCGCAGCGCGATCTGGAATCGATGGTCGACATCGCACCGGGCAACGGCGGCCTGCAGAGCGCGCTGGGCAGCGTGTACATGATGCGCGGCTGGCCACGCAGGGCGCTGCAACGGCAACAGATGGCGCATGCGCTGGACCCGCGCGACATCGAGCCACGGCTGGGCATGCAGGAAGCCTACGTCGCCCTGCAGCGCGATGACCTGGCGCGACCGCTGCACGACGATCTGGTCGCGCGCTACCCCACCCAGCCCGCCGTCGAACGCATGGACCAGGCCTGGCGCGCGCACCGCGGTTGGCAGCTGAAGGCATGGACCGACATCGGGCGCAGTTCCGGCGGTGGTGGCACCTCGCCACTGGGCAACGACGACCGCCGCTATGGCATGGAAGTCCAGACACCCGTACTCGACGATCGCTGGCGGCTGTTCGCCTTCGCTGACCGGCGCTCGGTCGATTTCCAGGACCAGCGCATCGACCCGCTGTGGCTGGGCGCGGGCGTGCGCTACCGATTCGGCCGTCTGGATGCGGAAGCTGCAGTGCTGCGCGCCAACGACCACATCGGTGATACCGGCCTGCGCGTCGGCGTGGGCTGGCAGTTCAACGACCACTGGCATGCCGGACTGACCGCCGCACGCAATGATCCGGATGCATCAATGCAGGCGCGCGTGGCCGGCATCACTGCCGACAGCGTCAGCGCGCAGGTCGACTACCGGCGCAGCGAACGCACGCACTGGATGTTCGGCGCCAGCCGCTTCCGCTACGACGATGGCAACCATCGCGAACTGTTCAGCACCAGCGTCGAGCAGCGGCTGCTGACCCGCCCACGGTGGCTGATCGATGGCCTGGGCAGTGCCTACACCAGTCGAGGCAGCCGCGATGATGCTCCCTACTTCAACCCGAAGCGTGATCGCATGGTCGAGATCGGCCTGCGCATCGACCAGCAGTTGTGGCGCCACTACGAACGCCACTTCCGCCACCGGCTGACCGTCTCGCTGGGCGATTACTGGCAGGACGGCTTCGGCAGTGCACTGGTGCCGTCGGTGTCATACATGCACGAGTGGCAGCTGGGCCAGGGCCGCGTGTTCGAGTATGGCGTGCGCTGGTCGCGGCCGGTCTACGACGGCCATCGCGAACGCCATATCGGCTTCGAAGCCGCACTGCGCTGGGGAGACTGA
- the pgaB gene encoding poly-beta-1,6-N-acetyl-D-glucosamine N-deacetylase PgaB translates to MTRILRLIVLLLLSAAPPAFAQQALHLDAIDNGLLILSYHDIRDQVAAKGDADTYAVSTQNFAAHLDWLGAHGYHPVSLSQVIDASRGRATLPPKPVLLTFDDGLRSVYDKAFPLLQAYRYPALVAVITDYVDMAPGRTIDYGYRPFGRDDFITWAQLKQMHDSGLIEVASHTDDLHHGVLANPQGNSTPAVVTRVYNPATRSYESEAQYAQRLRADLSRSVQRIEQHLGVRPRAIVWPYAAYNQLSNDIAEQLGMPVSFDLEGRSTPVASDLHGLARFLVSDNPTVEGLAYELRRDVALDGIRALQIDLDDVYDPEPAQQARNLDALIERVKRIAPTHVYLQAFADPDGNNTADALYFPNRHMPMRADLFSRVAWQLKSRAGVKVYAWLPVLGFELPDPVQRKALAIRNGDADGMYRLDFTNPQARQVMLDLYEDLAVNSYFEGLLFHDDGYLRDTELPTLAPGDGGSARTQALIDFTLALRNSAQRWRPKLATVRNLYAEPVLRPQSEAWFAQRLDLFNKAYDQTALMAMPWMEGSKHPERWLDQLLAAVRAHDPQLQHTLFELQTVDWRSGQPIPAERLRAQIRQLQAQGVHHFAWYPDDFIADQPSTRDARAAMSAGNFPYPEK, encoded by the coding sequence ATGACCCGCATCCTGCGCCTGATCGTGCTCCTGCTGCTGTCGGCTGCGCCGCCGGCCTTCGCGCAGCAGGCCCTGCATCTCGATGCGATCGACAACGGCCTGCTGATCCTCAGCTACCACGACATCCGCGATCAGGTCGCAGCCAAGGGGGATGCCGATACCTATGCGGTGAGCACGCAGAACTTCGCCGCCCATCTGGACTGGCTGGGGGCACACGGTTACCACCCGGTGTCGCTGTCGCAGGTGATCGACGCCTCCCGGGGACGCGCCACGCTGCCACCGAAACCGGTGCTGCTGACCTTCGATGACGGCCTGCGCAGCGTCTACGACAAAGCCTTCCCGTTGCTGCAGGCTTACCGCTATCCGGCGCTGGTGGCGGTGATCACCGACTACGTGGACATGGCACCTGGCCGCACCATCGACTATGGCTACCGGCCGTTCGGCCGCGACGACTTCATCACCTGGGCACAGCTGAAGCAGATGCACGACAGCGGCCTGATCGAAGTGGCCAGCCATACCGACGACCTGCACCACGGGGTGCTCGCCAACCCACAGGGGAACTCCACCCCGGCTGTCGTGACCCGCGTTTACAACCCCGCCACGCGCAGCTATGAGAGCGAGGCGCAGTACGCGCAACGCCTGCGCGCCGATCTCTCGCGCAGCGTGCAGCGCATCGAGCAGCATCTGGGCGTGCGCCCGCGCGCCATCGTCTGGCCATACGCGGCCTACAACCAGTTGAGCAACGACATCGCCGAGCAGCTGGGCATGCCGGTGTCCTTCGATCTGGAGGGCCGCAGCACGCCGGTGGCCAGCGACCTGCATGGCCTGGCGCGCTTCCTGGTCAGCGACAACCCGACCGTGGAGGGGCTGGCCTACGAGCTGCGCCGCGACGTCGCGCTCGATGGCATCCGTGCCCTGCAGATCGACCTGGATGATGTCTACGATCCGGAGCCCGCACAGCAGGCGCGCAATCTGGATGCACTGATCGAGCGGGTCAAGCGCATCGCACCGACGCACGTCTACCTGCAGGCGTTCGCCGATCCGGACGGCAACAACACCGCCGATGCACTGTACTTCCCCAACCGCCACATGCCGATGCGCGCGGACCTGTTCAGTCGCGTCGCCTGGCAACTGAAATCGCGTGCGGGGGTGAAGGTCTACGCATGGCTGCCGGTACTCGGCTTCGAGCTGCCCGACCCGGTGCAGCGCAAGGCGCTGGCGATCCGCAACGGCGATGCCGATGGCATGTACCGGCTGGACTTCACCAATCCCCAGGCGCGCCAGGTCATGCTCGACCTCTACGAGGATCTGGCGGTCAACTCCTACTTCGAGGGCCTGCTGTTCCATGACGATGGGTATCTGCGCGATACCGAGCTGCCCACGCTGGCACCCGGCGATGGGGGCAGCGCACGCACGCAGGCGTTGATCGACTTCACCCTGGCGCTGCGCAACAGCGCGCAGCGCTGGCGGCCGAAGCTGGCCACGGTGCGCAACCTGTACGCGGAGCCGGTGCTGCGCCCGCAGAGCGAAGCCTGGTTCGCGCAGCGCCTGGACCTGTTCAACAAGGCCTACGACCAGACCGCACTGATGGCGATGCCGTGGATGGAAGGCAGCAAGCATCCGGAGCGCTGGCTCGACCAGTTGCTGGCCGCGGTGCGTGCACATGACCCACAGCTGCAGCACACCCTGTTCGAACTGCAGACCGTCGATTGGCGCAGCGGGCAACCGATTCCCGCCGAGCGACTGCGCGCGCAGATCCGCCAGCTGCAGGCGCAGGGCGTGCACCACTTCGCCTGGTACCCGGACGACTTCATCGCCGACCAGCCCTCCACCCGCGATGCCCGCGCGGCAATGTCCGCCGGCAACTTCCCGTACCCGGAGAAGTGA
- the pgaC gene encoding poly-beta-1,6-N-acetyl-D-glucosamine synthase yields MDMHPLLQVLFQFAFYYPMVMAFFWMSGGLYYYFRRERHSRPRNDPPLMVDPPFASLLIPCHNESANLDDTLGAALAQRYPADYEVIAIDDGSSDDTGARLDALAAKHPRLRVLHLDRNLGKANALRMGALAARSEYLVCIDGDAMLEEHALHWMIWHLVSGNRVGAVTGNPRIRNRSTLLGRLQVAEFSSIIGMIKRAQRVYGRIFTISGVIAGFRRTALHQVGWWSDDMVTEDIDISWRLQRAHWDIRYEPNALCFILMPETLKGLWRQRLRWAQGGVEVMLRHARSLLHWKERRMWGVLLEYVLSVIWAYTMLFIVVLWALGKFIELPPQLHIASLLPEWHGVILALVCLLQFASSLIIDRRYETQIGRNYFWVIWYPMAYWLISLSTTLVALPKTLLRRRSKRATWTSPDRGIR; encoded by the coding sequence ATGGACATGCATCCGTTGCTGCAGGTCCTGTTCCAGTTCGCCTTCTACTACCCGATGGTGATGGCATTCTTCTGGATGTCGGGCGGCCTGTATTACTACTTCCGGCGCGAACGCCATTCGCGCCCACGCAACGACCCGCCGCTGATGGTCGATCCACCGTTCGCGAGCCTGCTGATTCCCTGCCACAACGAGTCGGCAAACCTCGACGATACACTCGGCGCGGCGCTGGCACAGCGCTACCCGGCCGACTATGAGGTGATCGCCATCGACGACGGCAGCAGCGACGACACGGGTGCGCGGCTGGACGCCCTGGCGGCAAAGCACCCACGGCTGCGCGTGCTGCACCTGGACCGCAACCTCGGCAAGGCCAATGCGCTGCGCATGGGGGCGCTCGCCGCACGCTCGGAATACCTGGTGTGCATCGACGGCGACGCGATGCTGGAAGAACACGCGCTGCACTGGATGATCTGGCACCTGGTCAGCGGCAACCGGGTCGGCGCGGTCACCGGCAACCCGCGCATCCGCAACCGCTCCACCCTGCTCGGACGCCTGCAGGTGGCCGAATTCTCCTCGATCATCGGCATGATCAAGCGCGCGCAGCGGGTGTACGGGCGCATCTTCACCATCTCCGGCGTGATCGCCGGCTTCCGCCGCACCGCCCTGCACCAGGTCGGCTGGTGGTCCGATGACATGGTGACCGAAGACATCGACATCAGCTGGCGCCTGCAGCGCGCGCACTGGGACATCCGCTACGAACCCAACGCACTATGCTTCATCCTGATGCCGGAAACCCTGAAGGGGCTGTGGCGGCAGCGGCTGCGCTGGGCCCAGGGCGGCGTGGAGGTGATGCTGCGCCACGCCCGCTCGCTGCTGCACTGGAAGGAGCGGCGCATGTGGGGCGTACTGCTGGAGTACGTGCTCAGCGTGATCTGGGCTTACACCATGTTGTTCATCGTGGTGCTGTGGGCGCTGGGCAAGTTCATCGAACTGCCCCCGCAACTGCATATCGCCAGCCTGCTGCCGGAGTGGCATGGCGTGATCCTGGCCCTGGTCTGCCTGCTGCAGTTCGCCAGCAGCCTGATCATCGACCGTCGTTACGAAACACAGATTGGACGCAACTACTTCTGGGTCATCTGGTACCCGATGGCGTACTGGTTGATCAGCCTTTCCACCACCCTGGTGGCGTTGCCGAAAACCCTGCTGCGCCGTCGCAGCAAGCGCGCCACCTGGACCAGTCCCGATCGGGGGATCCGATGA
- the pgaD gene encoding poly-beta-1,6-N-acetyl-D-glucosamine biosynthesis protein PgaD — MNAQRPSNRFDSRMIRKPHRQPRFQRTAWGFVTLAFWGFYFYLWAPLVTLVSWLVGGQLAWQQLYERQSQFDPYVLVALPLMLLCASVLLIGWAEYNRARFRGHDRRLRRPLASLNEVAADLGASTGLAERLLGCKAATLHMDDHARPIGIRREVV, encoded by the coding sequence ATGAACGCACAACGCCCGTCCAACCGCTTCGACTCGCGGATGATCCGCAAGCCGCATCGCCAACCACGCTTCCAGCGCACCGCCTGGGGCTTCGTAACCCTCGCGTTCTGGGGGTTCTACTTCTACCTGTGGGCCCCACTGGTCACCCTGGTGTCGTGGCTGGTCGGCGGCCAGCTGGCCTGGCAGCAGCTGTACGAACGGCAAAGCCAGTTCGACCCCTATGTGCTGGTGGCGTTGCCGCTGATGCTGCTGTGCGCCAGCGTACTGCTGATCGGCTGGGCCGAGTACAACCGCGCGCGCTTCCGCGGCCACGACCGGCGCCTGCGGCGGCCGCTGGCCAGCCTTAACGAAGTGGCCGCCGACCTGGGGGCCAGCACCGGGCTGGCCGAGCGCCTGCTGGGCTGCAAGGCCGCCACGCTGCACATGGACGATCATGCGCGGCCGATCGGCATCCGCCGCGAGGTGGTGTAA
- a CDS encoding glutamate-5-semialdehyde dehydrogenase, producing the protein MTGLKDTPMSEIEAQARACRDAAQIVAGLDSVARRTLLLAMAQALEVNAGLILAGNARDLAAARDKGVGSAMLDRLALDPARLFAMAEAVREVAALPDPVGQVTRDDVRPNGIRVQKVRVPLGVIAMIYEARPNVTAEAAALCLKAGNGVILRGGSEAIHSNTAIAQALSGALKANGVPPAAVTVLTDLRREAMLELLQLHELIDLAIPRGGEGLIRFVAEHARVPVIKHYKGVCHLFVDASADLGKAIDLLVDGKCSRPAACNSLETLLVHREVAEAFLPRVAQALGERGVQLRADPLAQPLLPGSMLATEDDYAAEFLDLVLAVRVVDDLDAAIAHIRAYTSDHTEVIATEDAGHAERFINALRSAVVMVNASSRFSDGGQLGLGSEIGISTTRLHAYGPMGLEALTVERFVVRGEGQTRT; encoded by the coding sequence ATGACCGGTTTGAAGGACACCCCGATGAGCGAAATCGAAGCGCAGGCGCGTGCCTGCCGTGACGCGGCCCAGATCGTTGCCGGCCTCGACAGTGTGGCGCGCCGCACGCTGCTGCTGGCAATGGCCCAGGCACTGGAAGTGAATGCCGGGCTGATCCTGGCCGGCAATGCGCGTGACCTCGCCGCCGCGCGCGACAAGGGCGTTGGCAGTGCCATGCTCGACCGCCTAGCGCTGGATCCGGCACGCCTGTTCGCGATGGCCGAAGCCGTGCGTGAGGTCGCTGCGCTGCCCGATCCGGTCGGCCAGGTCACCCGCGACGATGTGCGTCCAAACGGCATCCGGGTGCAGAAGGTGCGCGTTCCGCTGGGGGTGATCGCGATGATCTACGAGGCGCGCCCGAACGTGACCGCCGAAGCGGCCGCCCTGTGCTTGAAGGCCGGCAATGGCGTGATCCTGCGCGGTGGTTCCGAGGCGATCCACTCCAACACCGCCATCGCCCAGGCGCTGTCCGGCGCATTGAAGGCCAACGGCGTCCCGCCGGCTGCGGTGACCGTGCTGACCGACCTGCGCCGCGAAGCGATGCTGGAACTGCTGCAGTTGCATGAGCTGATCGACCTGGCCATTCCGCGTGGCGGCGAAGGCCTGATCCGCTTCGTCGCCGAGCATGCGCGGGTGCCGGTGATCAAGCATTACAAGGGCGTGTGCCATCTGTTCGTGGATGCCAGCGCCGACCTCGGCAAGGCCATTGACCTGCTGGTGGATGGCAAGTGCAGCCGCCCTGCAGCCTGCAACTCGCTGGAAACGCTGCTGGTGCACCGCGAGGTGGCCGAAGCGTTCCTGCCGCGCGTGGCGCAGGCGCTCGGCGAGCGCGGCGTGCAGCTGCGCGCCGATCCACTGGCGCAGCCGCTGCTGCCGGGCAGCATGTTGGCCACTGAAGACGACTATGCCGCCGAGTTCCTCGATCTGGTGCTGGCGGTGCGCGTGGTTGACGATCTCGACGCTGCCATTGCGCACATCCGTGCCTACACCTCCGACCATACTGAAGTGATCGCCACCGAAGACGCCGGCCATGCCGAGCGCTTCATCAACGCACTGCGCTCGGCGGTGGTGATGGTCAATGCGTCCTCGCGTTTCTCCGACGGCGGCCAGCTGGGCCTGGGCAGCGAGATCGGCATCTCCACCACGCGCCTGCACGCGTATGGCCCGATGGGGCTGGAGGCACTCACCGTCGAACGATTTGTCGTGCGCGGTGAAGGGCAGACCCGCACGTAG
- the proB gene encoding glutamate 5-kinase has protein sequence MIQHAAHVASPFPEQALPPWRRAVLKVGSSLLAADGGGLSPRHALGLAQFVSANVLAGREVVIVSSGAVAAGRAILPRADEPGAAMAARQALAALGQAQLIGLWQRFFERPVAQVLLTHDDLRNRRRYLNARATLNELLRLGALPVVNENDTVSVDELKLGDNDNLAATVAALVDADALFIATDIDGLYSADPRTVADARPLHDVPELSDEVLAMAGGAGSRAGTGGMRTKLEAAAKAGRLGIETYLFNGRSSDVVRALAQDRLFGTRIHAARSREAARKHWLRHAPLTEGAIVIDAGAAQAMREKGASLLPGGITGAEGAFRRGDMVQVCWNAPQGRVCIARGVSQYAADDVRRIAGRHSRDIEAVLGYNYGGSVVHRDDLVLP, from the coding sequence ATGATCCAGCACGCTGCCCACGTCGCCTCGCCGTTCCCCGAACAAGCGCTGCCGCCGTGGCGGCGTGCGGTGCTGAAAGTCGGCAGCAGCCTGCTGGCTGCCGATGGCGGCGGCCTGTCACCTCGCCACGCGCTGGGCCTGGCCCAGTTTGTTTCCGCCAACGTCCTGGCCGGGCGTGAGGTGGTGATCGTCTCCTCCGGTGCGGTTGCGGCGGGGCGCGCGATCCTGCCGCGGGCCGATGAACCCGGTGCGGCGATGGCGGCGCGGCAGGCCTTGGCCGCGCTCGGTCAGGCCCAGCTGATCGGGCTCTGGCAGCGCTTCTTCGAGCGCCCCGTGGCGCAGGTGCTGCTGACCCACGACGACCTGCGCAACCGCCGCCGCTACCTCAACGCACGCGCCACGCTCAATGAGTTGCTGCGGCTGGGCGCGTTGCCGGTGGTCAACGAGAACGACACCGTGTCGGTGGACGAACTCAAGCTCGGCGACAACGACAACCTGGCCGCCACCGTGGCCGCGCTGGTCGATGCCGATGCACTGTTCATTGCCACCGACATCGACGGCCTGTACAGCGCGGACCCGCGCACCGTGGCCGATGCGCGGCCACTGCACGACGTGCCGGAACTGAGTGACGAGGTGCTGGCGATGGCCGGCGGCGCAGGGTCGCGCGCCGGTACCGGCGGCATGCGGACCAAGCTTGAGGCGGCGGCCAAGGCGGGTCGTCTCGGCATCGAGACCTACCTTTTCAACGGCCGCAGCAGCGACGTGGTGCGTGCACTGGCGCAGGACCGCCTGTTCGGCACCCGCATCCACGCCGCGCGCAGCCGCGAGGCGGCCCGCAAGCACTGGCTGCGGCATGCACCGCTGACCGAAGGCGCGATCGTGATCGATGCCGGTGCGGCACAGGCCATGCGCGAGAAGGGCGCCTCGCTGCTGCCCGGTGGCATCACCGGTGCGGAGGGCGCGTTCCGGCGTGGCGATATGGTGCAGGTGTGCTGGAATGCACCACAGGGCCGTGTCTGCATCGCCCGCGGTGTCAGCCAGTACGCCGCCGATGATGTGCGCCGGATCGCCGGTCGCCATTCGCGCGACATCGAGGCCGTGCTGGGCTACAACTACGGTGGCAGTGTCGTCCATCGCGACGATCTGGTGCTGCCATGA